In the genome of Streptomyces racemochromogenes, one region contains:
- a CDS encoding gamma-glutamyl-gamma-aminobutyrate hydrolase family protein — MPRPLIGITAYVEESTRYNVWDLPTSLVPSGYYELVQAAGGAAVLLPPDEPERAAEVLGRLDGLIVSGGPDVDPARYGAARDPRTGPPARVRDEWELALLAAALDSDLPVLGICRGMQALNVALGGTLVQHIDGHVHTPGVTSWHPVNPVAGTRYAELVPEKAEVPTYHHQAVDVVGRGLVVSAYADDGTVEAIEDPDRSRYVLGVQWHPERDKDTRVMASFVEAAGARRTLPEPVGVSVS, encoded by the coding sequence GTGCCCAGGCCGCTCATCGGCATCACCGCCTATGTGGAGGAATCCACCCGCTACAACGTGTGGGACCTCCCGACGTCCCTCGTCCCCTCCGGCTACTACGAGCTGGTCCAGGCGGCGGGCGGCGCGGCCGTGCTGCTGCCGCCGGACGAACCGGAGCGGGCGGCGGAGGTGCTGGGCCGGCTCGACGGCCTGATCGTCTCGGGCGGCCCGGACGTCGACCCCGCCCGCTACGGTGCCGCGCGCGACCCCCGTACGGGTCCGCCCGCGCGGGTCCGCGACGAGTGGGAACTGGCCCTGCTCGCGGCCGCCCTGGACTCCGACCTGCCCGTGCTGGGCATCTGCCGCGGCATGCAGGCCCTGAACGTGGCCCTGGGCGGAACGCTGGTCCAGCACATCGACGGCCACGTCCACACCCCGGGCGTCACCTCCTGGCACCCCGTCAACCCCGTGGCGGGCACCCGCTACGCGGAGCTGGTCCCGGAGAAGGCGGAGGTCCCGACCTACCACCACCAGGCGGTGGACGTCGTCGGGCGCGGCCTGGTCGTCTCGGCGTACGCCGACGACGGCACGGTGGAGGCCATCGAGGACCCGGACCGCTCCCGCTACGTCCTGGGCGTCCAGTGGCACCCGGAGCGGGACAAGGACACCCGGGTGATGGCCTCCTTCGTCGAGGCGGCGGGCGCCCGCCGGACGCTGCCGGAGCCGGTGGGGGTCTCCGTCTCCTGA
- the eat gene encoding ethanolamine permease has translation MADDIAPVPVSAPPAAKGDADAEYLERRTLRRGSAGWLLLTGLGVAYVVSGDFSGWNVGLDKGGFGGLAIATVLMGAMYACLVFSLAELSTILPTAGGGYGFARRALGPWGGFLTGTAILIEYILAPAAIVIFIGDYVESLGLFGLTSSWPVYLGCFVVFIGVHLWGVGEALRFSLVVTAVAVAALLIFALGALTEFDAGSLDNIAVDTDAFGSSSWLPFGVLGIWAAFPFGMWFFLGVEGVPLAAEEAKDPVRSMPKALAISMGILALLALITFFAATGAQGADAVKTAGNPLVVALEGDGGPTALSRFVNYAGLAGLVASFFSLIYAGSRQLFALSRAGYLPRFLSLTSKRKAPYLGLVIPGAIGFALAAATGNGARMLNIAVFGATISYALMALSHIVLRRREPGLDRPYRTPGGVLTSSVAFVLALSALVATFLVDKDAALIALAVYAVALAYFAIYSRHHLVASAPEEEFAALAEAEAELTRD, from the coding sequence ATGGCCGACGACATCGCACCCGTGCCCGTATCCGCACCACCCGCCGCGAAGGGCGACGCCGACGCGGAGTACCTGGAGCGCCGGACCCTGCGCCGCGGCAGCGCCGGCTGGCTGCTGCTGACCGGGCTCGGCGTCGCGTACGTCGTCTCCGGCGACTTCTCCGGCTGGAACGTGGGCCTGGACAAGGGCGGCTTCGGCGGCCTGGCCATCGCCACCGTCCTGATGGGCGCCATGTACGCCTGCCTGGTCTTCTCCCTCGCCGAGCTGTCCACGATCCTGCCGACGGCCGGCGGCGGCTACGGATTCGCCCGCCGCGCCCTGGGCCCCTGGGGCGGCTTCCTCACCGGCACCGCCATCCTCATCGAGTACATCCTGGCCCCGGCGGCGATCGTCATCTTCATCGGCGACTACGTCGAATCGCTGGGCCTGTTCGGGCTGACGTCCAGCTGGCCCGTCTACCTCGGCTGTTTCGTCGTCTTCATCGGCGTGCACCTGTGGGGCGTGGGCGAGGCGCTGCGCTTCAGCCTCGTGGTCACCGCCGTCGCGGTCGCCGCACTGCTGATCTTCGCGCTCGGCGCCCTCACCGAGTTCGACGCGGGCTCGCTCGACAACATCGCCGTGGACACCGACGCCTTCGGCTCCAGCTCCTGGCTGCCCTTCGGCGTCCTCGGCATCTGGGCCGCCTTCCCCTTCGGCATGTGGTTCTTCCTCGGTGTGGAGGGCGTCCCGCTGGCCGCCGAGGAGGCCAAGGACCCGGTCCGCTCGATGCCGAAGGCCCTCGCCATCTCCATGGGCATCCTCGCCCTGCTCGCCCTGATCACCTTCTTCGCCGCAACCGGCGCCCAGGGCGCCGACGCCGTGAAGACCGCCGGCAACCCCCTGGTCGTCGCCCTGGAGGGGGACGGCGGACCGACCGCGCTCAGCCGCTTCGTCAACTACGCCGGACTCGCCGGGCTGGTGGCCTCCTTCTTCTCCCTCATCTACGCCGGCTCCCGCCAGCTCTTCGCCCTCTCCCGGGCCGGCTACCTGCCGCGCTTCCTCTCCCTCACCTCCAAGCGCAAGGCCCCGTACCTCGGACTGGTGATTCCCGGCGCCATCGGATTCGCCCTCGCGGCGGCCACCGGCAACGGGGCGCGGATGCTGAACATCGCGGTGTTCGGCGCGACCATCTCGTACGCCCTGATGGCCCTGTCCCACATCGTGCTGCGCCGCCGCGAGCCCGGCCTGGACCGGCCGTACCGCACCCCCGGAGGGGTGCTGACCTCCTCGGTCGCCTTCGTACTGGCCCTTTCGGCCCTCGTCGCCACCTTCCTGGTGGACAAGGACGCGGCACTCATCGCACTCGCCGTGTACGCCGTCGCCCTCGCCTACTTCGCGATCTACAGTCGGCACCACCTGGTGGCCTCGGCACCCGAGGAGGAGTTCGCCGCGCTTGCGGAAGCCGAGGCGGAGTTGACCCGCGACTGA
- a CDS encoding LysR family transcriptional regulator, with product MGNEESVPLAHRVPDLGALELLLAVARVGSLSGAARRLGITQPAASSRIRAMEARLGVALVDRSPRGSTLTAEGALVTDWARRVVEAAEAFDVGAQALRGRRDSRLRVAASMTIAEYLLPGWLIALRGERPDTAVSLHAGNSADVAQRVLAHEADLGFVEGLSVPDGLDSAVIAQDRLVVAVAPTHPWARRSKGVEPAELAGSPLILRERGSGTRQVLDAALAPSGGLAQPLLELASTTAVKAAALSGAGPCVLSELALVDELAARRLVSVPVPGTALARALRAVWPTGTRPAGPARDLLSLTRRR from the coding sequence GCAGCCTGAGCGGCGCCGCACGCCGGCTGGGCATCACGCAGCCGGCCGCGAGCAGCCGCATCCGGGCGATGGAGGCGCGGCTCGGGGTCGCGCTGGTGGACCGCTCCCCGCGCGGCTCGACGCTCACGGCGGAGGGCGCGCTCGTCACCGACTGGGCCCGGCGGGTGGTGGAGGCCGCCGAGGCCTTCGACGTGGGCGCGCAGGCGCTGCGCGGGCGGCGTGACTCGCGGCTGCGGGTGGCCGCCAGCATGACCATCGCCGAGTACCTGCTGCCCGGCTGGCTGATCGCCCTGCGCGGGGAACGCCCCGACACGGCCGTGTCCCTGCACGCCGGGAACTCCGCCGACGTCGCCCAGCGGGTCCTGGCGCACGAGGCCGACCTCGGCTTCGTGGAGGGGCTCAGCGTCCCCGACGGGCTGGACTCGGCCGTCATCGCCCAGGACCGCCTGGTGGTGGCGGTGGCCCCGACGCACCCGTGGGCGCGGCGCTCGAAGGGGGTGGAGCCGGCCGAGCTGGCCGGCAGCCCGCTGATCCTGCGCGAGCGCGGCTCGGGCACCAGGCAGGTGCTGGACGCGGCGCTGGCGCCGTCCGGGGGGCTGGCCCAGCCGCTGCTGGAGCTGGCCTCCACGACCGCCGTCAAGGCGGCGGCGCTGAGCGGAGCCGGGCCCTGCGTGCTGTCGGAACTCGCGCTGGTGGACGAGCTGGCGGCGCGGCGGCTGGTGTCCGTCCCCGTGCCGGGGACTGCCCTGGCCCGCGCCCTGCGCGCCGTCTGGCCGACCGGGACCCGGCCGGCGGGGCCGGCGCGGGACCTGCTCTCGCTGACCCGGCGCCGCTAG
- a CDS encoding FadR/GntR family transcriptional regulator → MTDTESGAGAIARLNPVLRQVRAGNGFEEALEQILQVVRLGLVPGGERLPPERELAERMGISRVTLREVLKVLQDQGLVEARRGRYGGTFVLARPDTPAGGAEEELRRRVAGVDIEDVLRFREVLEVGAAGLCASQGLSQEQAERLLAALAATHDAPLAEYRRQDTLFHLALCELAGSATLTAQYAAVRATVNELLDCIPLLVRNLEHSQQQHTVLVEAVLERDAEAARAVMREHCCGTAALLRGFLT, encoded by the coding sequence ATGACCGACACGGAGAGCGGCGCTGGCGCGATCGCGCGGCTGAATCCCGTGCTGCGGCAGGTGCGGGCGGGCAACGGTTTCGAGGAGGCCCTGGAGCAGATCCTCCAGGTGGTCCGGCTGGGTCTGGTGCCGGGCGGGGAACGTCTGCCACCCGAGCGCGAGTTGGCGGAGCGGATGGGGATCAGCCGGGTCACCCTGCGCGAGGTGCTCAAGGTGCTCCAGGACCAGGGCCTGGTGGAGGCCCGGCGCGGCCGGTACGGCGGGACGTTCGTGCTGGCCCGCCCCGACACCCCGGCCGGCGGCGCCGAGGAGGAGCTGCGCCGGCGCGTGGCCGGGGTGGACATCGAGGACGTGCTGCGCTTCCGCGAGGTGCTGGAGGTGGGCGCCGCCGGGCTGTGCGCCTCGCAGGGACTGTCGCAGGAGCAGGCCGAGCGGCTGCTCGCGGCGCTCGCGGCGACCCACGACGCCCCGCTGGCCGAGTACCGCCGCCAGGACACCCTCTTCCACCTCGCCCTGTGCGAACTCGCCGGCTCCGCCACGCTGACGGCCCAGTACGCGGCCGTCCGGGCGACCGTGAACGAGCTGCTGGACTGCATCCCGCTGCTGGTGCGCAACCTGGAGCACTCGCAGCAGCAGCACACGGTCCTGGTGGAGGCGGTGCTGGAGCGGGACGCCGAGGCGGCCCGGGCGGTGATGCGCGAGCACTGCTGCGGGACGGCGGCCCTGCTGCGCGGGTTCCTGACCTGA